ttggtcctgcctcagtgcagggggctggacttgatgacctcatGTGGTCCCTTCCACTCCCGCATTTCTATTATTTCTATGAGCTAGTCTATACTAGAAGCGCTACAACGGCACTGATGGAGCAGTGCCATTGTAGgatgtctggtgaagatgctctaagccaatgggagagagctctcccatccacTTAATTACTACtcctttgtctacactggcacttttttcattaaaacttttgttgctcaggggtgcgaaaaaacacacccctgagcaacaaaagtgTTAACGACAAAAAGCGTCAGTTCGGACAGCGCTTCAgtggtgggagacactctcccatcgatgAAGCTACCGGCtggttgggggtggttttattttatcgccaggagagctctctcccagcgacAAAGAGTGGCTACATTACAGCCATGCCCTTGTAAGGTACGCAGTTTAGACATAgcttatgtcagcaggagagcttctctggccgacaaagcgctgtctacaccaggcgGGCGCAGGGGGTGGCTAATTCACAcgcctgagtgacgtaagttatgccgaagtaagtggtagtgtagacaaggtctatggCAGCATGCCTTCAAGTTCACAGTGTCCCAGCAGCTTCAACTGGGCACAGAGCTCTTCACTACCTGCCCTACATTTTGTGCATCACTGTTAAATAGCTACCCAGTACCCTACCCACCCCTGCAGAAACAACTGAGCCCTTCCCTGTCCCTGAAGGGCCGCATTGGCCAGCGCTGGCAGGAGCAACGTCGCCATCAAGCGCTGTTAGGTGGCTCCCCAGacgtggctgcatctcagcgctgggcgaAGGACCCCCGCAGAAACAGCAGCCCGCCCCACCcggagggggctgggagaggcGCCCGTCCCGGTGCGAGGGCTGCACAGCGCGGGGCGGGGGGTACAGACTGGGCGATCCATCCCACCCCTGGCAGGGCCCGCGTGAGTTCCCCCAGGCAGGTTCCCCGCTCGGCCGATGGGAGGCGAGAGGAGCGGGCCTCTGCCCCCGGGAAAAAGCAGGGAGTTCCCCACACAGACCAGAcggcgggggtgggactggggctggagggggggtggcGCATGCGCTCTCCCCCAGGCTGCGGGGGCTCGTTACCTGCGAGTCCCGGAACTCCACCACCACATTCTCGCTGCTCCAGCGCGCCGCCATCTTGGGCCCCCCTGCGCGACACAGCTGAGCGGAGTAGGAGTGGAGACGCAACTGCGCACGCACCCGGCGGGAAGCGCAAGGActgctgggagatgtagtcccgGTGCCGTAGGGATGGGCTGGGAGAAGCGTTCGGAGAGCCgggctcctccctcccagcctgtgGGGCCTGGGCGCTCATGGGAGGGAGCGCTCACGggatcccatgactccaggagctggggctttaagaaaaaacaccgaCTATTGGAGGAGACCCACTCAGAGTCCAAGTTGTCACTCCTCTCTGTCTGTGTAATTATCCTCCCCCAGACCTGTACTCCCTTGCTAAGctcacagaagcagcagcaagggagttttctttatttatgtaaACATTTTCCTCTTTAGTTATTATTTTGCCATTGGTTATGAGGATATTGGCTGGTAAGTTAGGACCTCAATTTAAGTATGGtaaaaatattaacataaaaatatttacaaaagctGGTATTTACAAAATTGCTTTaatggaattaaaaataaaaatagttttgtgTGGATTTCAACATTACCTTACAATGGTCCCAATCCTGTGAACACTTGTGCGCATGCTTCATTTTGCTTAAATTAGTAGTCccactaaaattaaaaaaactgcTCACAGCCCTGATCTTGTaaatgtctatgtgtgtgtgcttaactttactaccatgagtaTGTCCATTGAGGTTAATGGAATTActcatacagtagaacctcagagtcacaaacaccagagttatgaactgagcagtcaaccacacacctcatttggaaccggaagtacatgatcaggcagcagcacagacaacaacaacaacaaagcaaaagttaagcatgtgtttaaatgtttgcaggattagggccaatGTTTGCAACTGCAATGCTGAAGATTTCTGCTAGTATATGAGAACTTGAAAGTGAAACTAACTAGGAAAtaactttaaataaaattgaGTAGTTTATTTTCATAGTGGAAGCCAAGTAAAATGCAAAAACTAAGCAATAAATATAAATAGTTAAAAGTAAATAAGCTTGTAAAAATTATTTGGTGTTAATATTATAAAATGGTCCTACTAGTGCTaatttgggaatttttcaataGAGCCCTCTTGCACTTAAGGAATCTGAGAAAGTTAAAACTATTTCAGTCAGTCATACCATATCAAATCATCAAGTCactgttttctgtctttttttttctggttgtGCATCACAATCTGAGGCCCCAAATTCTGCAATGAGAGATATATATAGAATAGACCTCTACATCCACATGGCACCGTACTGACAATTGCACAATCAGGGACAAAGGGAGGACATGACAATACTTGAATAGTGTAAGTgacaggaagggagaggaattatttcaagGAACATAAGACCTAAGAGTAAAAATGGGATGAATTCAAATGGAAACTTTCTGGCTGACTATCAAGAAAAACTTCCTTACAGTAAAATCTATTAGAATCTCCAGCGGAGTGGAGGAAGTGCACAAGGACAGGACATTTTTACAATGGTCTGGATGCATTATGACCTGACACAGGGTGCTCTGTGTGTGCATGATACAAAATacagtctctgctccaaaaaTCTGCAAAgttatgtatgtgtatgtgcatAAACGTATTCACACCAACAGTTCTAAcgaaaagcaacaaagaatcctgtggcaccttatagactaacagacgtattggaacataagctttcgtgggtgaatacccacttcctcAGACGCATGTCTATTTAAGTCAACGAACCAGGCCACTCACGAGTAAAGCTACTAATTTGTTTGTGCTTCAGCTTCCCAACTTTAAAAGTGAGATATTAATCTTTCCTTTGTCCTGTTTGAATGTTGTAAGCATTTTGGGACAGAAACTGTCTTGtattatgtgtctgtacagtgcctagcacaatggatccCTATCTCCGCCAAGGGCTCTAGGCATTActgtgaaattaaaaataaactgaaatctatgatgcaaccttaactatggtccCACGACTGTTCCACCATAATAGCACACTTAGCACACTGTCAGCGCTTCACACATCATTATAATTAGCAGCAGAGGCTTGCGGCTTTTCCAGCGCATAACACTGTCCATCCTCAGCGATGAGTCTACGCTCCCCTTTGTTGGTGGCACTGATGTGGTGATTCGAAGCGTGAGCCCTAGGGGGAACTTTCAGGTAGGGTCTGGAAGCAGGGGCATTtcccagctgcaggggaaggtgggGCCTCGCCTCCCTGAGAGCGCATCTAATCCCCACCTAACGCCTCGGTCCGCCCCCGCCACctctcctgcccccgcccctgggCCGAGGGAACCGAGCCGCGGCGGTGGGGGGGGCTGGCAGTGAAGGGGTTAATGCAGACTGCGGGGGCGGAGCGAACCGTGGCGCATGCGTCCTGGCAGCTTCTATTGTCTCCGCTGGCCCCAGCAGCGAGGTATTGCTGGAGAGAACGGCCCGGGGCGGAGGCGAGCGGGCTGCTAGGACGAGGTGCTGGGCTGAGCGGCGGGAGGCTCCGCTCCATGGAAAGGGCCCTTGCGGGCCTGAGCAGGCCGGAGGCTGAGCCAGCCTCGCtgcgggctccggcggcggttGCCGCCTCGGCGTGGAGGAGCTAGCGCAGATTGTCTCTGCGGGCTGCTAGCCGAGTCCCGGCCCTGCAGCCAGGCGGGCGGGCGGACCTTGCCTGCTGTTCTCCCGGCCTGCAGCCAGGTGGGCGGATCTTGcctgctccccccgctccctccagccccggctgcggATGAGCGGCTGGGGGCCTCTCGGGACCTGGCGGGGGGAACATGCCGGAGGCGCGGGTGAATTTTAATTCCTAGTTTGTcgtccccgcctcctccctttcgttagcctccctcccccccgccccccgccgagggGGTGTCTGCAGGGGCTAGGTGCTGAGCGCTCTCGTTCGGGCGGcggcaggccgggccgggcctgccCATGGGTGGCAAGCAGAGTACCGCGGCCCGCTCGCGGGGGCCCTTTCCGGGGGTCTCCACCGACGACAGTGCCGTGCCCCCGCCCGGGGGTGCGCCCCACTTCGGTCACTACCGGGCCGGCGGCGGCGCCATGGGGCTGCGCAGCCGCTCCGTCAGCTCGGTGGCTGGCATGGGCATGGACCCGAGCGCGGCCGGCGGGGTCCCCTTCGGCCTCTACGCCGCGGCTGCCCGGGCGGCGGGCGACCCCGAACGGGccccgggcggcggcggcggcggctcggGCGCAGACTCCACCTACGCCCATGGCAATGGTTACCAGGAGACGGGAGGCGGTCGCCATGGAGACGGGATGCTGTACCTGGGCCCGCGAGCCTCGCTAGCCGACGCGCTGCCCCTGCACATCGCGCCCCGCTGGTTCAGCGCGCACAGTGGTGAGTCCCGTGGCCGGCGGGGAGACGGGGGCGCGGTCGGGCTGAGTTCGGGGATCGGGCTTCCTACGGGCTCCCCGGGCTCCTCCTGCCTCGGCACTGGAAACCGGAAGGGGGGTTATTCAGTTGGCTTTCTGGTTTATGTAAGGAAACGGGGGCCCGCTGGAGCTCACTGGGGGGCCGAGGGGCACATTGGAGTTACCTGGAAAGGAGCAGATTGCAGCCACGCTTTTTAATTCGGAGAGATTGGGCCCCAGGGGCTCTCCCCAAGATAGatgataaaatataaaataaataataatgatcagTGGCTAGGACCAGTCGCCACTGGTTGGCTGGGGTATAGAACTGCACATGGGCCACACCTGACTCAGGGCAATGCCTGCCCTTTACCTCCTTAGAGTGCCTGGTGTAAGAGTTGAGGCTGGCATTAACTCTTGTGGTCTGTCTCAtggcaggaggggaaggagaaagggggaGGCTCCCTAGAGAAAGGATCTTGATCTGCCTTCTAGAAGTGTCAAGTGGGGGTCTGGCAACTTTGACAAAAGTGGGCTGAGGCTGGTGTAAACTCACTACAGTTCAAGCCATTGGCTTGGAAGGATTGAAATGGGTTTTGGTATTGTATGTGAAAGGGGGTTGGTTACAGTCCTTATTGTCCAAATGTCCTCAGaaaagaggaaggagaagagagggtCATGGGAACCTCAGAAAACAAGAAGTAGGAATTTCTTCTGATAAAAAGCCAGGAAGAGGCCAAAGCGGGGTTTCCCATCCAACTATCTGTTATGGTCATGATGCCCTGGAGCAagtggagagaaagagaaaatggtTTCTTTGGCCTGCTTGACTAGGCTAGGGAGCCAGTTGGGCGCGGCTACAGGAAATATGCTAgactgaggggagggaggaagctcctccctcccctgttcCTGACCTCCACTCTTGAACCATTCCATTAGCTGGGCTGAGTGGAAAGAACCTGGCTCTCCCAGTGGGATTGTCTCTGACCTGggacaggggaagaggtgggagccCTCCCTGCTATGAAGTAATTTCAGGGATGTTGTCTTGTTTCCTGGAATAGTCTGGGACTTCTTTCCCTCCGCCCCCTTCCTGAATATTGTAAATGTTCTTGTTATGTGACATGGTTCTGGGAATCTCTGTACATCTTGGGGAAAATGCCTCATTTGAAGAGGGGCTTGAGACAAGGGAGCAAAACATAGTAGAGGGGAATTGAGTACAAAGCAAGACTCATAGGActtgcttccccctcctcccaattCATAGGGGTTGCTGCAGCCACTCAGATGGATGCTGTCTGGTGTCCTGTATTAAGTCCTAGATTGCACAAGCACAGTTACTGCTGTTTACTGCCTGCCTGATTATCTGGGTTAAGTCAAGTAGCTGGAGCGCAGGATtgggagttaggactcctgggttctgttctagcTGCCTTGacatgtgaccttgtgcaagaCACACCATCTGTGTCTGCCTCTGTTTCcatctctctttttaaaagaagatACTTCTGTAAGCCATTTTGTGACCTCCTGAAAGCTGCTACAGAAGTTCAAAGTATAATTGTTGCAGTAGAATCTCACTGATTTGCACCTCCCAGCAAAGATTTTATTGCAGAGATGGTACTGTAGGCCTTGTATTCCTAAGGCTTCATTATACAGAATATACTACAGTATTCTTGATAGCATTCTCTGTATGTGATGGCACTAGTTCAATTAGAGCTAAGTACCATTCTCAAAGTATCTTTCTGAGAGGCAGAATCTGAACTTCTGAAATGTTTTCTTGCTTCCTAGCTAATTTGAAAAATGGATTTGAAAAAACCTCCTGGGTCTCCCAGTCGTTAGTGTGAATTAGGGAAGGTTTGCACTTTTACTTAGACCTTAGTCCATCCCGTGCTTTGCTGCACACTGGGCTTACCCACATTTGCCATCTTTGCCTAtcaactgcccttctctccaaatcttcctATTTCGTGTTGAGGTGCTGATGTTGTTCAGAACTGTTAGTTTCCATGTTACTTGCGGACTTCTCTTTTTCTTGcgttttctggcttccattcaagggcGGTATTTGGTAAgtgttctttttccattctccGCACGTGTCCCAGCCACTGATGTAGtcttttgtagattatttgtAGATTATTTTGTAGATTTGTGAGAGGGTACCTTGTCCagtaatttttctgacttcttcacTCATCTTCCTATCTCTATAtgttattcccaatattcttctCAGACATTTGTGACGAAATGCATCCAGCTTTTGCATGTCTTTCTTCATAAGTTGCCATGTCTCACTGCTGTATGTTGTGATGGCAATAACAGTTGCTTTGTACACATTCAGTTTTGTCTTGAGGGAGATGTTTTTGAGTCTTCCAAATGCAGCGTTTGCCTTCcttcttcttcctctttccttGGAATTAGTACCATCTTGGTTGATGGAACTTCCAAGATATGTAAAATTGCCCACCTTCTCCACTTCCTTCTTCAATTTTGATTTCTGTCCCTATCCCCATTAactttacatttctttgcattgtatCTCAAACCTATCTTCTCCATTACTTTTTACTTGCTTGTACATTTTTGTAAGCCATTGGCATCTTCACTTATAAGAGCGATGTTGTCAGCAAAGTCTAGATCAAATAGGCTTGAATTGTTCCATTTTAGGCCATATGTATCACTGTTGCATTGTTTTTACTATTGTGCTTCTACTACTGCCCTCTAAAAATTGCATATGAAATGCTTTGCTGTCTGTGTGACACTCTAGGCACTTGGTCTTTCTGGTGTCTGCTTCAGGGTCCTGTAGGATGTTGTGGGTTTGCTCTAAGAAGTGCATTGCACTGTTTGGCCTAAGCCAATAACCCTCCATGTGGTGGTGCCTCCTGtgcttgtctgattttttttttttttttttttggtattcacCTCCCATGTCTTCCGTGTGCAGGCATGTCTGTGGGGAATTTTGTAGAGGAGCAgtttgagggagggggaagcaagcTATCTGGCTACTGTAGCCTTTTGTTGTCCATGATtagaatggagggggggggggatagtcCTCTGCAATTCCTCTTCCTCTGTGGTCCCACTGCTGCCTGGAGCTAAACCACTCCCTATTAGCCACAGTAAAATGCTGAAACAACAAAGCTTTGGTAAATGAAGAGGAGCCTTGATATTGGCTTGGGTGACTTTTTACCATTCATTTGTTAGGGGacttgaaaatgagaacagggagAGTTGCTGAAACATCGAACTGCATTTGGAGTCCATACATTTGGTCCTAAATGCACTTGGTCCTTTGTTAGAATAGATTTTAATCTCCTGCAAGGAGGAACCTTCAGAGGATGTTCCCTCCTTGCAGAACACAACTGATTGTCTGAGGATcttatttatattgcagcagtGTCAAGAGGCATCAAATGAGATCAGAGcctccttgtgctaggcactctgcATACTCCTCAGAAGAGACAGGCTATTTTTACTGAACAGCTGCCTCCCTTGTACTGCTATTTCTTGGGTACAGTGACACAGGAACAATATTACCTCTTAACAGCCTCTAGATCTTCCTAGGAGAGATGTGAAGAGACTGCCGACAGAATGATTTTATAAAACAGCCCTGAGAGTGGGTTGGTTAGAGTTTCCTGTCAGACTGAGTGTCCTCTCCTTAGGGAAGGAGTCTCCATTGTTTACTAAAATGAATTTTGCTTACTCAGAGGGTTTCCTTGGGGGGGGGTCTAGCTCAACAGTTAACTGTGGTTGTCCTTTTAACTGGAGCTGTGATTGGAAAGTCAAGGTCTTATTTGGTGGTCATGGCCTTTCTTATGCTTCATTTGATTAGGAGGCCACAAAGTCTCTGATAACCTGTGGATTTGCTTTTAGGACATTCTATCTTCAAGAATAAGATAGAGTAGgggatggtttgtttgtttgtttttgtgggtgAGAACAAATGGCAGGGAATAACTCCTCTAGGCCTTTTCACAGAAGCCAGTGCTAATATATAATTATGAAGGGCCACAGTAAAATGAGGAATGTATGGCTGGCTGACATATCCCCAGCCTTGTTTGGGCATGCGTACCTCAATCCATGTCATGCTGACCTCACGCACAGCTTCATCACAGGAGGTTGTGAGAATTGTACAAGATGTAAATGCCCTAAATGTACCTGGAAAATCCACCAGCAGCCACCCCAGAGTTCCCAGTCCTTGAAGGTCTGAAGCTCCTTGAAAAGCCAGATCACTTTATATGATAGTCCTCTGCTGATCTCTGGAGATGCCCAGACATTTGTTTTGGTTTGCTGTGTCTTGTTGTTAGGAGTATCATAAGCTTTCTAGGCATCAGCTCTGACAGGACACACATTATGTGTGGTTAAACTGTTGTCTTAAATGTCTTGAGCATTGTAAGCAGTTGAGCCATTTAAACCCATTCTTGCTGTGACAGTCTCCACCCTGtattttcaaaaacaacaaggagtctggtggcaccttaaagactaacagatttatttgggcataagctttcgtgcgtaaaaacctcacttcttcggatgcatttgtattttgtattttcaaaGTGAACCAATGGGTTCTCTGCAACTTCTCCCACCCTTGCACAGAGGGGCTACAGATGCGCACTATGCGCATCTGAGAGTGGGTGTCTGGAGGCGACAGACCAAGATCAGGGTAGTGGCAGGTTTGGTAGAAAGCCCAATATGCAGGAAGTTTCTGATTTTAGTCTTCTTGCAAAGGAACATGTAATGTGTTTTTTGGTTGGCTCTTCAGAAGGCAAGCTGAGAGTCCCagcttgtgtgtgtctgtgttggaAGAGCATATCCTCCCTCTAGTCCTGCTCCCTACAGCTAGAGAGGAGGCATAGGATGATGAGCTGTAGTAGTAGAACTTGGATGTTGTGGGGCCTGAAGTCCCAGAGCTTTCTCATAGCTGCTGAGTGACTTTATTCCAAGATCCTGGTCTTCATTTGAACCCTCTGACTCAAGACCTGAAACCAGCCCAGTCACAAAAAGAGAGCTTCCTTCTGACTTGCCGGTCAGCAAGCTGCTGACAAGCCCAGAATGCAGCTGTTTTGGTTGGCTTGTACAGATCTCCAGTACATAAATATAACCACTCGTCCTCTCCCTCTGCTCACCCCCTCAGCCTCCACAGTCAAAGTTAGAGAAGAGTGTCTCCAAGTCGGGAGGCAGTCACCACCaagaattcatctttattagtggAAATGTCTCGGGGGCTGTATCTGGGCCACCGTACATTAGCATGGTGCCTGTTACTCTTGCTAACTATCTGTTGGGGCTTACAGGTCTGATCTCTAACCTGGCCATTGGGACTGTACTTGTAGAGGGAGAATCAAAGGTCTGATCTTGACCCACCCCCAACAGCTTTGCCCCACCACGAAACCCCACCCTAGTGCCTCCTTTGTCCCAGCTTAGCCCTGCTGGCTTGGCTGCACTGCTTTGTcactctcttccttcccccatagttctcgtgtgtgtgtgtgtgtgtgtgtgtgtgtgtgtggatcggGGATGGCAGTGTTATTAGGGTGTCTAACTTGATACTGAAGTTGTGTGTGACGTTCACAGTGGGTTATCTGTCTTGGAGACAGGAATCTTCTCTTTCCAGAATAGCTTACAGCACTGGGAGTGGCAGGGCTAGCTTCCTCTGTGTTGCTGGCCAGTAAGTCTTGATGCTGCTCTGGCGATGGTCCCTTGGCCTTTTTGCTGAGCCCACTGAGGAGGGCATTAACTTCACATGTGGATGGATTTGATTTGGTTGGTTCATGTTTCTCTCCTAAATTCCATGTTTTCCCTACATATAGAGATTTTCAGTCATGCTTATCGGAGATCTGACCAACCCATTTCCCTGTCTGAATTGTCTTCCCTGTCCATGAACTAGATTTATTCCAGACTTGTTTTGTTTATGTTCCACTGCCTGGAAATGCTGTAAAGGCTTTTCGTGTATCGCTTATTTATTAATGTGCTGGTAGGGTTTGTGTGTCTCATTCATTGCTCTGTGAGTCAGTCAAACACAAGCATTCTCAGTGAGGAGATGAGACTAAATAATAGGAGGAAATACAGTTACACGGGGAACATGAATTTCAATcctggaagaagaacaggagtacttgtggaaccttgtgactcctgttctttttgcggatacagactaacacggctgctactctgaaatcctgGAAGAGAGTGCCTTTTCCCACAGATCTAGTCTCCTCTGTGCCAAACCAGACAGGCTGTAGAGAGCTCGTTTAATGAATACCTCTGAGATGAGGAACAAATCTCTTGGCACCATAGTAGCCAAGTGGGCTACCACAAGATAGAGCTAATTAACCCGCCATTAACTTGTGATAGCCTCCAGATGTGTCCAATaaacaatgtgatttttttccttttgctagaACAAATATGCACCAGTTTTTCTCACTGGATTTGAGCCAATATCTCTGATCACAGAGACTCATGAGTGATGTACAAGAGATTTCAAGCTTAAATCACCTGCTGAAAACCACATGAAAGAAAGGCTAGAGGAACATTGTAAAACAGACAGCCCAAGGTCTAGCTTTCCTTAAAATACTGCAGTCAAGATGTCTGTCACTCCGCTGAGGTCCATGGGTTTACTCTTGAGTTACCCGgatataagtttcagagtagcagtcagAATTAGGTCCCAGCTCCCTTTTCTTATTTCTCAGTGCCCTTGTGAGATAGGTTAGCAGATTTAACCCTGTCTAAGAGATGCGGGAGCTACTGAAATAGGTTGCCCACAATAGCGCAGGTAATGGCTGAGTGTGACGCAGTAGGGAACGGGGcgggattgacctgggaatgtcttCTAGTTTTactggtttcaaagtagcagccgtgttagtctgtatccgcaaaaagaacaggagtacttgtggcaccttagagactaacaaatttatttcagcataagcttttgtgggctacaacccacttcttcagatgtatagagtggaacacacagacagaagatatttatacatacaggagaacatgaaaaggtggaagtacgcataccaattgtaagaggccaatcaattgagatgagctatcagtagcagcagaagaaaaaaatgtgaagtgataatcgagatgacccatagaaggtgtgaggagaacttaacattgTGGGGGAAAAATTAGTAATTCATGAATTAGtataatgacccaaccattcccagtctctgtttagacctaagttaattgtgtctaatttgcatattaattcgagttcagcactctctctttggagtctgtttttgaagcttttttgttgcaaaattgacaccttcaagtctgtcactgagtgattagagaggttgaagtgttctcccactggtttttgaatgttatgattcctgatgtcagatttgtgtccatttattcttttgcgtagggactgtccagtttggccaatgtacaatgttttactggactgtctgtatgggggatgggagagcaggggatgtcTTTACTTGAGGGATCATACCTGAGCCTGTAACATGAACCAGGAGGGGttgggccaggtgacaccttttccctgggaagggggttggggccaggtgacaccttttccctggggaaactggacaaagggctgcttttgggctggctgggaagaggcagggaacccaaagtctggggtctaagctccttgTCCCCCTAGAGGGACCtcgctgaggggtcctgtttgtACCTATAAGTCCTGCTTGGGACTGTTTCTGTCGTCTAATAACCCttttgttttactggctggctgagagtcatggtgaatcgcaggaagtgagggtgcagggccctgactcccccacactccgtgacactgagttgggagtagaacccaggagccctgactcaaGTTCCCTGCTCTAACTGCTAATATACTCCTCCTCTTTGAAAGTGACTCTTTAAAAGAGCCGAATGCCAGTAAGTGTTGGTGGCAATAGAAGTTGTCCATTTGCTGCAGGGAGACTGAGTCTGGAAGAGTGCGGCACATAACAGAAGCAGTGGGTCCCTTCTCCATTGTCAGACCTGAGTGCGATGGGGAACACCGAAGCAATACTTTCTTGTACCTTTGCTGTCTTCTCAGGCTGATGTTGTGGCTGCATCATCAAAGAGAAGCCCCAGAGTGGGTTGCTGCCGGGTGCTTTTGGGGCTTGCACTAACTCCAGTTTT
The Chrysemys picta bellii isolate R12L10 unplaced genomic scaffold, ASM1138683v2 scaf945, whole genome shotgun sequence DNA segment above includes these coding regions:
- the LOC135979516 gene encoding E3 ubiquitin-protein ligase ZNRF1-like produces the protein MGGKQSTAARSRGPFPGVSTDDSAVPPPGGAPHFGHYRAGGGAMGLRSRSVSSVAGMGMDPSAAGGVPFGLYAAAARAAGDPERAPGGGGGGSGADSTYAHGNGYQETGGGRHGDGMLYLGPRASLADALPLHIAPRWFSAHSGESRGRRGDGGAVGLSSGIGLPTGSPGSSCLGTGNRKGGYSVGFLVYVRKRGPAGAHWGAEGHIGVTWKGADCSHAF